A region of Vigna radiata var. radiata cultivar VC1973A chromosome 6, Vradiata_ver6, whole genome shotgun sequence DNA encodes the following proteins:
- the LOC106764368 gene encoding probable acyl-activating enzyme 6 isoform X1: protein MDKLTPNPANSVPLTPLTFLERAAIVYGDSHSILYDNISFTWSQTHRRCLQLASSLTSLGLGRGQVISVLSPNTPSMYELQFAVPMSGAILNNLNLRLDPHALSVLLRHSESKLVFVHSHSLPLILTTLSKFPHTTPRPSLVLITDDVSGDADAVAAAHAIDTYERLLSRGDPNFRWARPKSEWDPITLNYTSGTTASPKGVLHSHRATFTIALDSLIDWCVPKQPVYLWTLPMFHANGWGFTWGIAAVGGTNVCIRKTNAPIIYRLIESHNVTHMCAAPVVLNMLLTRAEPLKNPVHVLIGGSTPPASVLARAEEVGFVVSHGYGMTETLGVVVSCAWKREWDRLPVRERARLLTRQGVRTAAMSEVDVVDPASGVSVKRDGVTSGEVVVRGSCVMMGYLKDLEGTRRCVRENGWLYTGDVGVVHGDGYLEIKDRSKDVIISGGENVSSVEVEAVMYAHPAVREAAVVGRPDEFWGETPCAFVELKERLERRPTEEEVVEFCRERLAHFMVPKTVVFKDALPKTPTGKILKHVLRKEAQVRSPSPLIVR from the exons ATGGATAAGCTAACACCAAACCCTGCAAACTCAGTACCCCTCACTCCACTCACCTTCTTGGAAAGAGCAGCAATCGTGTACGGTGACTCTCACTCTATCCTCTACGACAACATTTCCTTCACCTGGTCACAAACCCACCGTAGATGCCTCCAACTCGCTTCTTCCCTCACTTCTCTGGGCTTAGGACGTGGCCAAGTAATCTCTGTTCTCTCCCCAAACACTCCCTCAATGTATGAACTTCAGTTTGCAGTTCCCATGTCTGGCGCCATTCTCAACAATCTCAACCTCCGTCTCGACCCCCACGCGCTCTCCGTCCTCCTTCGCCATAGCgaatcaaaacttgtcttcgtCCACTCTCATTCACTCCCTCTTATTCTCACCACTCTTTCAAAGTTCCCCCACACCACACCGCGTCCTTCCCTCGTCCTTATCACAGACGATGTCTCTGGGGATGCGGATGCTGTCGCGGCGGCGCACGCAATAGACACCTACGAGCGCCTTTTGAGCAGAGGCGACCCGAACTTCCGATGGGCACGGCCCAAGTCCGAGTGGGACCCAATAACCCTAAACTACACCTCCGGCACAACAGCATCTCCCAAGGGCGTGTTACACTCCCACCGTGCAACATTCACGATAGCCCTCGACTCTCTCATCGACTGGTGCGTGCCAAAACAACCGGTTTACTTATGGACCCTGCCTATGTTCCACGCTAACGGGTGGGGCTTCACGTGGGGGATTGCAGCCGTTGGCGGCACCAACGTCTGCATACGTAAAACCAACGCTCCGATAATCTACCGTTTGATCGAGTCTCACAACGTGACGCACATGTGCGCGGCGCCGGTGGTTCTCAACATGCTGCTCACGAGAGCAGAACCACTGAAAAACCCGGTTCATGTCCTCATCGGAGGTTCGACGCCCCCGGCGTCAGTTCTTGCTCGGGCAGAGGAAGTAGGGTTTGTGGTGAGCCACGGGTACGGGATGACGGAGACGCTGGGGGTGGTGGTGTCGTGCGCGTGGAAGAGGGAGTGGGATAGGCTTCCAGTGAGGGAGAGGGCACGGCTGCTGACTCGGCAAGGGGTGAGGACGGCGGCGATGTCGGAAGTGGACGTTGTAGATCCGGCGAGCGGCGTAAGCGTGAAGCGCGACGGGGTTACTTCAGGGGAAGTAGTGGTGCGAGGCTCTTGCGTGATGATGGGTTATCTGAAGGATTTGGAAGGAACGAGAAGGTGCGTAAGAGAAAATGGGTGGTTGTACACGGGGGACGTAGGGGTTGTGCATGGGGATGGGTATTTGGAGATAAAAGATCGGTCGAAAGACGTGATAATAAGTGGGGGAGAGAACGTGAGCAGCGTGGAGGTGGAGGCCGTGATGTATGCGCATCCGGCGGTTAGAGAGGCGGCGGTGGTGGGGCGGCCGGACGAGTTCTGGGGGGAGACCCCGTGCGCGTTTGTGGAGCTGAAGGAGCGGTTGGAGAGGCGGCCAACGGAAGAGGAGGTGGTGGAGTTTTGCAGAGAAAGGTTGGCTCACTTCATGGTGCCGAAGACGGTGGTGTTCAAGGATGCGCTGCCGAAGACGCCGACGGGGAAGATTCTGAAGCACGTGCTGAGGAAGGAGGCTCAAG TTCGTTCTCCTTCACCCTTGAtcgttcggtga
- the LOC106764368 gene encoding probable acyl-activating enzyme 6 isoform X2 — protein sequence MDKLTPNPANSVPLTPLTFLERAAIVYGDSHSILYDNISFTWSQTHRRCLQLASSLTSLGLGRGQVISVLSPNTPSMYELQFAVPMSGAILNNLNLRLDPHALSVLLRHSESKLVFVHSHSLPLILTTLSKFPHTTPRPSLVLITDDVSGDADAVAAAHAIDTYERLLSRGDPNFRWARPKSEWDPITLNYTSGTTASPKGVLHSHRATFTIALDSLIDWCVPKQPVYLWTLPMFHANGWGFTWGIAAVGGTNVCIRKTNAPIIYRLIESHNVTHMCAAPVVLNMLLTRAEPLKNPVHVLIGGSTPPASVLARAEEVGFVVSHGYGMTETLGVVVSCAWKREWDRLPVRERARLLTRQGVRTAAMSEVDVVDPASGVSVKRDGVTSGEVVVRGSCVMMGYLKDLEGTRRCVRENGWLYTGDVGVVHGDGYLEIKDRSKDVIISGGENVSSVEVEAVMYAHPAVREAAVVGRPDEFWGETPCAFVELKERLERRPTEEEVVEFCRERLAHFMVPKTVVFKDALPKTPTGKILKHVLRKEAQD from the exons ATGGATAAGCTAACACCAAACCCTGCAAACTCAGTACCCCTCACTCCACTCACCTTCTTGGAAAGAGCAGCAATCGTGTACGGTGACTCTCACTCTATCCTCTACGACAACATTTCCTTCACCTGGTCACAAACCCACCGTAGATGCCTCCAACTCGCTTCTTCCCTCACTTCTCTGGGCTTAGGACGTGGCCAAGTAATCTCTGTTCTCTCCCCAAACACTCCCTCAATGTATGAACTTCAGTTTGCAGTTCCCATGTCTGGCGCCATTCTCAACAATCTCAACCTCCGTCTCGACCCCCACGCGCTCTCCGTCCTCCTTCGCCATAGCgaatcaaaacttgtcttcgtCCACTCTCATTCACTCCCTCTTATTCTCACCACTCTTTCAAAGTTCCCCCACACCACACCGCGTCCTTCCCTCGTCCTTATCACAGACGATGTCTCTGGGGATGCGGATGCTGTCGCGGCGGCGCACGCAATAGACACCTACGAGCGCCTTTTGAGCAGAGGCGACCCGAACTTCCGATGGGCACGGCCCAAGTCCGAGTGGGACCCAATAACCCTAAACTACACCTCCGGCACAACAGCATCTCCCAAGGGCGTGTTACACTCCCACCGTGCAACATTCACGATAGCCCTCGACTCTCTCATCGACTGGTGCGTGCCAAAACAACCGGTTTACTTATGGACCCTGCCTATGTTCCACGCTAACGGGTGGGGCTTCACGTGGGGGATTGCAGCCGTTGGCGGCACCAACGTCTGCATACGTAAAACCAACGCTCCGATAATCTACCGTTTGATCGAGTCTCACAACGTGACGCACATGTGCGCGGCGCCGGTGGTTCTCAACATGCTGCTCACGAGAGCAGAACCACTGAAAAACCCGGTTCATGTCCTCATCGGAGGTTCGACGCCCCCGGCGTCAGTTCTTGCTCGGGCAGAGGAAGTAGGGTTTGTGGTGAGCCACGGGTACGGGATGACGGAGACGCTGGGGGTGGTGGTGTCGTGCGCGTGGAAGAGGGAGTGGGATAGGCTTCCAGTGAGGGAGAGGGCACGGCTGCTGACTCGGCAAGGGGTGAGGACGGCGGCGATGTCGGAAGTGGACGTTGTAGATCCGGCGAGCGGCGTAAGCGTGAAGCGCGACGGGGTTACTTCAGGGGAAGTAGTGGTGCGAGGCTCTTGCGTGATGATGGGTTATCTGAAGGATTTGGAAGGAACGAGAAGGTGCGTAAGAGAAAATGGGTGGTTGTACACGGGGGACGTAGGGGTTGTGCATGGGGATGGGTATTTGGAGATAAAAGATCGGTCGAAAGACGTGATAATAAGTGGGGGAGAGAACGTGAGCAGCGTGGAGGTGGAGGCCGTGATGTATGCGCATCCGGCGGTTAGAGAGGCGGCGGTGGTGGGGCGGCCGGACGAGTTCTGGGGGGAGACCCCGTGCGCGTTTGTGGAGCTGAAGGAGCGGTTGGAGAGGCGGCCAACGGAAGAGGAGGTGGTGGAGTTTTGCAGAGAAAGGTTGGCTCACTTCATGGTGCCGAAGACGGTGGTGTTCAAGGATGCGCTGCCGAAGACGCCGACGGGGAAGATTCTGAAGCACGTGCTGAGGAAGGAGGCTCAAG ATTGA
- the LOC106765316 gene encoding nijmegen breakage syndrome 1 protein: protein MVWGLFPVDPLSGEDKYYIFKTGIYKVGRKGCDVIIAKDKGVSRVHAEIVVNTMNLLNPLSNECSHLSRNIHIRDCSKYGTFISKNVGPKKKVHELPNKQTPLEDGDFVSFGTGSATYKFCHVPLVFFICSSNKVDQSIQEKISSIGASFTHTLGEGCTHVLVDQLMPLKKDLVDAVVAKKSCVLNNWLEVFAEKNISIEIPNCHSYIPTVSVNGESIKIADPRSREDCLKGYTFLLESDHLYKFQDQLKSLLEVAGAKVVSSGEFCSNSQDSNYGEDDRVVCVIPEGPAFKSSLFDKLSSSLTVSEMDLICAALSGQLDLSILKSPCILVSSSCSTDETIVADSDTEVETATSARSTEAFSNDNNVKYEKTEEIYDDSYALGKRKHESIEASSDDVLTKLHDIKRAKTETSVDGASVRSHAINFGNDNDGVKVKKDKVDDNEPGHSDVVYSQNLIVRDTNIRSSISTSPNSSFPNFKCFRKAHTQSGNSFDNLVPFAKYPYKDSDCGDDEMSELVKEEKRRKKMEAVADDLFNNDKARKRGTAGSRGTVGSLRSILSS from the exons ATGGTGTGGGGACTCTTCCCCGTTGATCCTCTTTCAG GTGAAGAtaagtattatattttcaaaactggAATTTACAAAGTTGGTCGAAAAG GTTGTGACGTGATAATCGCTAAAGATAAAGGTGTTTCTCGGGTTCATGCAGAAATAGTTGTTAATACGATGAACCTATTAAATCCTTTATCAAATGAATGTTCTCATTTGTCACGCAACATACATATTAGAGATTGCTCCAAGTATGGGACATTTATTAGCAAAAATGTTGGGCCGAAGAAAAAAGTTCATGAGCtaccaaacaaacaaacacctCTAGAGGATGGTGACTTTGTCTCTTTTGGCACTGGTAGCGCTACCTACAA GTTTTGCCATGTACCCCTCGTTTTTTTCATCTGTTCCTCAAATAAAGTGGATCAATCCATTCAAGAGAAAATTTCATCAATTG GTGCTAGTTTTACTCATACCTTAGGTGAAGGGTGCACACATGTACTGGTAGATCAACTCATGCCGTTGAAGAAGGATCTTGTTGATGCTGTTGTGGCAAAAAAATCTTGTGTTCTTAATAATTGGCTTGAG GTTTTTGCAGAAAAGAATATCAGCATTGAAATTCCTAACTGTCATTC ATATATTCCAACAGTGTCAGTGAATGGAGAATCTATAAAAATTGCCGACCCCAGATCACGTGAAGATTGTTTGAAAGGATACACTTTTTTGTTGGAATCTGATCATTTG TATAAATTTCAGGATCAGCTAAAATCTTTATTGGAAGTGGCTGGTGCAAAAGTTGTTTCCTCTGGAGAGTTTTGTTCAAATAGTCAA GATTCAAATTATGGAGAGGATGATCGTGTGGTTTGTGTCATCCCAGAAGGACCAGCATTCAAGTCTAGTCTCTTTGATAAACTGAGTTCCTCGCTTACAGTTAGTGAGATGGATTTAATTTGTGCTGCTCTGAGTGGACAGCTAGATCTGTCTATTTTGAAATCACCATGCA TACTTGTTTCGTCGTCATGCTCTACAGATGAGACAATTGTTGCAGATTCAGATACTGAAGTTGAAACAGCCACGTCGGCCCGCTCCACTGAGGCATTCAGCAATGacaataatgtaaaatatgaaaaaacgGAAGAAATATATGATGATTCTTACGCTTTGGGTAAGAGAAAACATGAGAGTATAGAGGCATCCTCAGATGATGTCTTAACCAAATTGCATGACATTAAACGTGCAAAAACAGAAACATCCGTGGATGGTGCTTCTGTCAGATCACATGCCATCAACTTCGGGAATGATAACGATGGTGTCAAAGTAAAGAAAGACAAGGTTGATGATAATGAACCTGGACATTCAGATGTTGTTTACAGCCAAAATTTAATTGTTCGAGATACAAACATACGGAGTAGCATAAGCACTTCACCAAACAGCagttttccaaattttaaatgtttcagAAAG GCACACACTCAGTCTGGTAATAGCTTTGACAATCTTGTTCCATTTGCAAAATATCCATACAA GGATTCTGACTGTGGGGATGATGAAATGTCTGAGTTAGTGAAGGAGGAGAAAAGGCGAAAGAAAATGGAAGCTGTCGCAGATGACCTATTTAATAATGATAAG GCAAGGAAACGAGGCACAGCTGGTTCACGAGGCACTGTTGGTTCTCTTCGTAGCATTCTTTCTTCATGA
- the LOC106764496 gene encoding NDR1/HIN1-like protein 6 gives MAADPQKIHPVYDVEAPNHPSAPLVPRSMSKSDAGDPERVVLQQQQQHPPQHTIPVMHSRPPKKRRSCCCRFFCWLISILVILIVAIGITVGILYLVFRPKVPKYSVDELIVTQFDISDNNSLSATFNLTITARNPNKKIGIYYRGGSHISAWYDDTKLCEGSLPKFYQGHRNTTVLSIPLTGQTQDATGLQSSLQQQLQDTGNVPLNLKVNQPVRIKFGKLTLFTIKFRVRCNIVVDNLSANSSIRIQSSSCKFRLRL, from the coding sequence ATGGCTGCAGACCCTCAGAAAATTCATCCTGTGTATGATGTTGAAGCACCAAACCACCCTTCAGCACCTTTGGTGCCAAGAAGCATGTCTAAATCAGATGCAGGTGATCCAGAGAGAGTAGTGctacaacaacagcaacaacatcCTCCACAACACACCATTCCTGTGATGCATTCAAGGCCaccaaagaaaagaagaagctgCTGCTGCAGGTTTTTCTGTTGGTTGATAAGCATATTGGTGATTCTGATTGTGGCCATTGGTATCACAGTTGGGATACTATACCTTGTGTTCAGACCAAAGGTTCCAAAGTACTCTGTGGATGAGCTTATAGTCACACAGTTTGATATCTCTGACAACAACAGTTTATCTGCCACTTTCAACCTGACAATCACTGCCAGAAACCCTAACAAGAAGATTGGAATATACTACAGAGGTGGCAGCCATATAAGTGCTTGGTATGATGACACAAAACTGTGTGAAGGGTCTTTACCAAAGTTTTACCAAGGTCACCGCAACACCACAGTGCTCAGTATCCCTCTCACTGGTCAAACACAGGATGCTACTGGTCTGCAAAGTAGCCTTCAGCAGCAGCTGCAAGACACAGGAAATGTGCCTCTCAATTTGAAGGTGAATCAGCCTGTGAGGATCAAATTTGGGAAGTTGACACTGTTCACAATCAAGTTCAGGGTTAGGTGCAATATTGTGGTGGACAACCTTAGTGCTAATAGTTCTATTAGAATTCAGAGCAGTAGTTGTAAATTCAGGTTAAGGCTGTGA
- the LOC106763042 gene encoding uncharacterized protein At1g65710 — translation MGTCLSKKNGSSSSASSKPVSHSENCVSVTEVSLKKKTLQEKQDPESAPQHEGEVRKEVFIIKHRKSHDDRERTTATTASKSLPFIAQSPAPQKGDGASTNEESIVNNMIAPSTPNIGVGVRTSSCTKEEVDAILIQCGRLSRSSSCRKYSGSKRSFDFDNCDNDTTSAEDEQRRAKGSGSEENDVAAESRRHRQSPRRSQGRRRTPSRERDQSSGKERRVSRSPGRRSSDTAANASNKNASSRPGKMVSVPATVSSLAMDKSNNCGGESGTKRVTVKRNVGDVGSRGAASPRAQSPARVNGNVANAKVLSENQQHQQPSLSRNNSSRKAEQSPYRRNPLSEVDTNIKVQQNKPKIEAEVMQKPNGRVALEKGVLVNCKTKEHREEVSSESAVVKTPVVSSGVDNLKPQGLTRSRSSRRSRDLDMNPEAVVNVNATHSYASLLLEDIQNFHQKNTAQQQPQQPQQPSSISLPACLTKACSILEAVADLSYTTSSNISGAFPEDRKSPSTQQSIRNEYYGKKVEGSKGPFVESEVVVGDDVMEPSLHKYVTVKRGGGVVDMDDQESSGSNSFTVSSSGQHHWGGISCSSWEPNSADSTDCWSSRLSSREEGQCNLSSEVKKKKNLNSKRRECDHEHSSGIGRGRIGSEKGVCV, via the exons ATGGGTACATGTTTGAGCAAGAAGAACGGGTCCTCCTCCTCTGCTTCATCCAAGCCAGTTTCTCATTCTGAGAACTGTGTCAGTGTCACAGAAGTGAGCCTCAAGAAGAAGACACTGCAAGAGAAACAAGACCCAGAATCAGCACCACAACATGAAGGTGAAGTCAGGAAAGAGGTATTCATCATCAAACACAGGAAGAGCCATGATGATAGGGAAAGAACAACGGCAACAACAGCTTCCAAATCCCTACCTTTCATTGCTCAGTCACCAGCACCACAAAAAGGTGATGGGGCTTCCACCAATGAAGAATCTATCGTTAATAACATGATTGCGCCTTCCACTCCGAACATTGGTGTGGGAGTGAGGACTTCAAGCTGCACTAAAGAGGAGGTGGATGCAATTCTGATCCAGTGTGGGAGGCTCAGCAGAAGTAGCTCTTGTAGGAAGTACTCGGGCTCTAAGAgaagttttgattttgataactGTGACAATGACACAACTTCTGCTGAGGATGAACAGAGGAGAGCCAAAGGCAGTGGTAGCGAGGAGAACGACGTGGCGGCGGAGAGCCGCCGCCACCGCCAGTCCCCGAGGCGTTCTCAGGGAAGGAGAAGAACCCCAAGTAGGGAAAGAGACCAATCCAGTGGCAAAGAAAGAAGAGTGAGTAGATCTCCCGGTAGAAGATCATCTGACACTGCTGCAAATGCAAGCAACAAAAATGCAAGTTCTAGGCCTGGGAAAATGGTGTCCGTTCCTGCCACCGTTTCATCTTTGGCTATGGATAAGAGTAACAACTGTGGTGGAGAATCTGGCACCAAGAGGGTCACTGTTAAGAGAAATGTTGGAGATGTTGGCTCAAGGGGTGCCGCATCACCACGTGCTCAGTCTCCTGCTAGAGTTAATGGGAATGTGGCAAATGCTAAAGTGTTGAGTGAGAATCAGCAGCACCAGCAACCCTCTCTTAGCCGTAATAACTCCTCAAGGAAAGCAGAACAATCTCCTTACAGAAGAAACCCTCTTAGTGAGGTTGATACCAACATCAAGGTGCAACAAAACAAGCCCAAGATTGAAGCAGAAGTCATGCAG AAACCAAATGGCAGAGTTGCACTGGAGAAGGGTGTGCTTGTGAATTGCAAGACAAAGGAGCACCGTGAGGAAGTGTCTTCAGAAAGTGCTGTTGTGAAGACACCGGTGGTTTCATCAGGGGTTGACAACCTTAAACCCCAAGGTTTAACAAGAAGCAGATCTTCTAGAAGATCTAGAGACCTAGACATGAATCCTGAAGCTGTGGTGAATGTGAATGCCACACATTCCTATGCCTCCCTACTGCTTGAGGACATCCAGAACTTCCATCAAAAGAACACAGCACAACAACAACCTCAGCAACCACAACAACCTTCTTCTATATCTCTCCCAGCTTGTCTAACCAAGGCTTGCTCTATCCTTGAAGCCGTTGCTGATCTGAGCTACACCACCAGCTCCAATATCTCTGGTGCTTTCCCTGAGGACAGAAAAAGTCCATCCACTCAACAATCTATTAGGAATGAGTACTATGGAAAGAAAGTGGAAGGTTCAAAGGGCCCTTTTGTGGAATCTGAGGTAGTTGTTGGTGATGATGTGATGGAACCAAGCTTGCACAAGTATGTGACAGTGAAGAGGGGTGGTGGGGTAGTTGACATGGATGACCAAGAGTCTTCAGGAAGCAACAGCTTCACAGTGAGCAGTAGTGGTCAACATCACTGGGGAGGCATTTCCTGCTCTTCATGGGAACCAAACTCTGCTGACTCAACAGATTGCTGGAGTTCAAGATTGAGCTCAAGAGAGGAGGGACAATGTAATTTGTCATctgaagtgaagaagaagaagaatttgaaTAGCAAAAGAAGAGAGTGTGATCATGAACACAGCAGTGGCATTGGACGTGGCAGGATTGGTTCTGAGaagggtgtgtgtgtgtga